The DNA segment ACCCGCGGGCGCCTCTTCCCGCGggcgcctcttcccgcggaCGCCTCTCCCCACCCGCGGGCGCCTCTTCCCGCGGGCGCCTCTCCCCGCGGGCGCCTCTTCGGGAACCTCTTCCCGCCCGCGGGCGCCTCTTCCCGGGACGCCTCTTCCCGCGGACGCCTCTTCCCGCGGGCGCCTCTTCCCGCGGGCGCCTCTTCCCGCGGGCGGGCGCCTCTTCCCACCCGCGGGCGCCTCTTCCCGCGGGCGCCTCTTCCCGCGGGCGCCTCTTCCCACCCGCGGGCGCCTCTTCCCGCGGGCGCCTCTCCCCGCGGGCGCCTCTTCGGGAACCTCTTCCCGCCCGCGGGCGCGCGGGCGCCTCTTCCGCGGACGCCTCTTCCCGCGGACGCCTCTTCCCGCGGGCGCCTCTTCCCGCGGGCGCCTCTTCCCGCGGGCGCCTCTTCCCGCGGGCGGGCGCCTCTTCCCACCCGCGGGCGCCTCTTCCCGCGGGCGCCTCTCCCCACCCGCGGGCGCCTCTTCCCGCGGGCGCCTCTCCCGCGGGCGCCTCTTCGGGAACCTCTTCCCGCCCGCGGGCGCCTCTTCCCACGGACGCCTCTTCCCGCGGACGCCTCTTCCCGCGGGCGCCTCTTCCGCGGGCGCCTCTTCCCGCGGGCGCCTCTTCCGCGGGCGCCTCTTCCCGCGGGCGCCTCTCCCCGCGGCGCCTCTCCCCGCAGGCGCCTCTCCCCGCAGGCGCCTCTCCCCGCGGGCGCCTCTCCCCGCCTCTCCCGCGGGCGCCTCTCCCCGCGCCTCTCCCCGCGCCTCTCCCCGCGGGCGCCTCTCCCCGCGGGCACCTCTCCCCGCGGCGCCTCTCCCCGCGGGCGCCTCTCCCCGCGGGCGCCTCTCCCCGCAGGCGCCTCTCCCCGCGGGCGCCTCTCCCCGCGGGCGCCTCTCCCCGCGGGCGCCTCTCCCCGCGGGCGCCTCTCCCCGCGGGCGCCTCTCCCCGCAGGCGCCTCTCCCCGCAGGCGCCTCTCCCCGCGGGCGCCTCTCCCCGCCTCTCCCCGCAGGCGCCTCTCCCCGCGGGCGCCTCTCCCCGCGCCTCTCCCCGCGCCTCTCCCCGCGGGCGCCTCTCCCCGCGGGCGCCTCTCCCCGCGGGCGCCTCTCCCCGCCTCTCCCCGCGGGCGCCTCGCCTCTCCCCGCGGGCGCCTCTCCCCGCGGGTACCTCTCCCCGCGGGCACCTCTCCCCGCGGGCACCTCTCCCCGCGGGCACCTCTCCCCGCGGGCACCTCTCCCCGCGGGAGAGAGCCTCTCCCCGCGGGCGCCTCTCCCCGCGGGCGCCTCTCCCCGCGGGCGCCCCGCCTCTCCCCGCGGGCGCCTCTCCCCGCCTCTCCCCGCGGGCGCCTCTCCCCGCGGGCGCCTCTCCTCTCCCCGCGGGCGCCTCTCCCCGCGGGCGCCTCCCCGCGGGCGCCTCTCCCCGCGGGCGCCTCTCCCCGCGGGCGCCTCTCCCGCGggcgcctcttcccgcggaCGCCTCTTCCCGCGGGCGCCTCTTCCCGCGGGCGCCTCTTCCCGCGGGCGGGCGCCTCTTCCCGCGGGCGCCTCTTCCCGCGGGCGGGCGCCTCTCCCCACCCCCGGGCGCCTCTCCCCACCCCGGGCGCCTCTCCCCACCCCGGGCGCCTCTCCCCGCGGGCGCCTCTCCCCGCGGGCGCCTCTCCCGCGGGCGCGCGGGCGCCTCTCCCCGCGGGCGCCTCTCCCCGCGGTCGCCTCTCCCCGCGGGCGCCTCTCCCCGCGGGCGCCTCTCCCACCCCGGGCGCCTCTCCCCACGGGCGCCTCTCCCCGCGGGCGCCTCTCCCCACCCCGGGCGCCTCTCCCCACCCCGGGCGCCTCTCCCCACCCCGGGCGCCTCTCCTCAGGCCTCCTCTCTCCCGGCCCGCCTATCCCCCTCTCTCTccccactctctctctctccccacTCTCTACTCTCCccctatctatatatatatatataattgctCTTAAAaaagtttgacaaaaaaaaaaaaaatttggtaaaaGCTTGATAGAGTTCCTATGCGGCAAATGAAGAAGATGGGCTGAGAACGATCGTCGGACTTCTTGTTGTCTCTGGCAGCAAGCTCTCTAACACCTGAATCACCACAGATATTAGAAATCAGACAATGATTTTGgctaaacaaaaaaatcagatCTGAATGGAAATACTTACTTCAGCAGCGAGGTACTCGAGGAGGACGACGGCGCCATGTAAACCGGGAGCTCCACCACTGAGTCTTTGAGCCTTTCTTCAGGAAACGAGTGGCTTTGATCGATTTCGAGACCGGTTTGGTCTTTGGGCCACCGAAACGCCTTGTTCCCTTTTTCCGGTGGTTTCTCCATTGCACAGAAACGGGTTTACAAGattagtagagagagagagatttagtGGAAGGAGATTGGaggttttgtatttttttttagcGGTCTTCTTCGGACAACGATATCATTGGAGAAGAAAGAAGGAGAAACAATGGTTTGGTTGTCTGTCTGGTTATAATGTTTACGAGTTTGGTTTGTTGTCTGATTATAAAAGTGTAGTGTTTTTGAGTTGGgatattgtatatttatagAGAAGCTAGCGCCTGTCGTAACGGCTATATTTTTCTCTTAAAGGTTTGAGTCGTTTTCGATAGCCACAAAACGCGTGCGTTCTCCTAACGGTAATAATTTTGGAATCGAACCGGTCTTCGCAACCCACCTAAACCGGTCTTGCAAGTTCTTCTCGAACCTAATCACAAAGAGAATATTGGTCCAACATAGACTCTTCATTACTTAACCCAGGCCCAGTAATCATTGGCCCATTAgcaaatttttggttttttccaCGATAATTTAAATCGcgccaaaaaatgaaaaataacaaAGTCGgatcatatttattttgttatcactctctctctctttacttaCACTCAGTTCAAGGGTTTGTCTACGGATAGaaagtttggatttttattttCCGACAACGACAATGAAGAGAGGCGATGAGATTGAAGTCTCCTCTGATGAAGAAGGGCTTAAAGGGTCTTGGTTCAGAGCCATTCTCGAAGACCCTCTGCCTAAATCCGGAAACAAAAGGCTGAACGTGTCTTTGCTAGCCAACGATGGCTCCACTACTCTGAAAACCACTTACCGGAGATTCCTCCGGCCAATTCCGCCGGAAAGTTTGTTCACGGCGGCGGCGGAGTTTGAGGAAGGGTGCGTGGTGGAAGCTTCTCGGGGAGGCGGGTGGTGGACCGGTGCGGTTGTGAAGAAGATAAACGATGAGGAAGTTTGGGTTTACTTCGATTCTCCACCGGATCTGCTCCAGTTCAAGACAGGACAGCTCAGACAACACTTTGACTGGGTCAAACAAAAATGGGTCAGACCACAAAACAAGGTTTCgagctttttttgtttttctgctTTTTGTGGTTTGGTTTCtcattatttatgtttttgttggTGTTATTAAAGGTTTTTCTGAGTAAGAAGTCAACATTTAGATGTGGGACCATGGTGGAAGTGAAAGTCACGGATGGTGTTGATGTGTGGGTACCATCAGTGATTGTTAAGGAGGTGGTAAATAGAAAGAGTTTCGTTGTGAAGCCTTTGAAATACATTAGCTGGAATGATGAAGGTGAAGCACCAAAACCAAACAGAACCGTTGGATTAAGCAGCATAAGGCTCACACCGCCGACCGTTTCTGTTAAAAGCTTTGGTTTGATGGAGTCTGTTGAAGTGTTTATTGAACCGGGATGGCGTCCAGGGATGGTGACGAGTATACTATGTGATGATATGTACACTGTGTGTTTGAAGGCAACAGATAAGACTTTGGTGTTCACACACGATGCTATAAGGCCTACCGAGGAGACAATAGCCAAACTGGTCTTGGTTAGTTTTTATTTGGCTTTAGTCAACTTTTGATTCTTGTTTGATTTACAACTGAGTGTTGTGTTGTTTCTATTTTCAGCAAAACACTAATGAAGTAAGTGCTGCTATCAATCCTCAAATGTCCTTGAGCTTGGGTGAAAATGGAGAGGAAGAGGTAAAAAGTTggttttgttattatttaacTTTAATCTTAATGACCTCTCCTTTTGGGTTTTGACACAACAGGTGCCTGAGGAACACAACAGGGAAGATGACAGCCGTAAGAAGAAAAGAGTAGAAGTAGAGCACACTTCAGACCTCGGTGAAGAAGGTACCATTCGAAAGAGGCAAAGAGAACATAACCTTAGCTCTATTCCTGTTGTTGAAGAGCCTCAAGCAAAGGACACAACCATGGTTTTGCCTTTTGCTAAGAAGTCACCGTTTTGGAAGATACTTGAAACATCAGAAGGCTTTCAGAGAGCACCACAGAGTCCTCACTTCAGTCCACTGGTTGGGGAAAGTAAAGAACAGTTCCGTGAAGGGCAGGCCATTGGTATGATGGTGACACACTTCAGTTTACTGGAGAGCTTTAAAGATCTGGAGCCGTACGTTTCCGTGAGCGAACTAAACAGCCTCAAAGCTTCCTtcgccgagctaaagaagcatgGTTTCGATGTTTCAGCGCCTTTGGCAAGGATCAACAAGCTTCTGGCCCTCAAGGATAGACAGCTAAAGACAATGGAGGAGCGAAAGGGTTTCGACAGAGAGATAATGGCTTTGAAAGAAGGTGTTGGTGAGATGGAACACAAGATTCTTGAGATGGAGAGGCAACTAGTGGCTCTGAAAGAGCAGAGGGATGCTGCCTACCAAAATATATGTCAGATGGAGTCATGTGCAAGAGATCGTGGCGTAGAGCTTGACAATCTCGAGTCTGAGTTTAAAGCAACTTCATCTGCTCCCTGGTAAGCTGTGAAAAGCAAAACTCTCTGATGAGCTCTCTCGTTTTAGTTGAAAGTTTTAAAATGAGATAAATGGTACAAGGCAGCTATTAAAAAGAGCAAAGTAATATTCTTTGTTTTTCAGCTtagtaatataattttataaaccaTATTTCTTAGCTTCGGTATCTCTTTGTGTGGATCTCAGGGGCGAAATCTAAGTAAGAAGGAACAAGAGTGCAAACAAGGTGTGGATCAAGATCATACTGCCAATGTCTTTTTCAGTCTTAAGATGTTGTCCAAAGGCATGTGAACCTTAATGGTCTTAAGAGCTGGATCATCAGAAATGAAGCTATCTAACTATAATTGTTAAACTAAAAGCTTTTGTTATGTAATCTGATCTTGACATAGTTAATTTGGTATCATTGACTTATGGTTTTAAAATGTTAACCATG comes from the Brassica rapa cultivar Chiifu-401-42 chromosome A01, CAAS_Brap_v3.01, whole genome shotgun sequence genome and includes:
- the LOC103828232 gene encoding DUF724 domain-containing protein 2 isoform X1, with translation MKRGDEIEVSSDEEGLKGSWFRAILEDPLPKSGNKRLNVSLLANDGSTTLKTTYRRFLRPIPPESLFTAAAEFEEGCVVEASRGGGWWTGAVVKKINDEEVWVYFDSPPDLLQFKTGQLRQHFDWVKQKWVRPQNKVFLSKKSTFRCGTMVEVKVTDGVDVWVPSVIVKEVVNRKSFVVKPLKYISWNDEGEAPKPNRTVGLSSIRLTPPTVSVKSFGLMESVEVFIEPGWRPGMVTSILCDDMYTVCLKATDKTLVFTHDAIRPTEETIAKLVLQNTNEVSAAINPQMSLSLGENGEEEVPEEHNREDDSRKKKRVEVEHTSDLGEEGTIRKRQREHNLSSIPVVEEPQAKDTTMVLPFAKKSPFWKILETSEGFQRAPQSPHFSPLVGESKEQFREGQAIGMMVTHFSLLESFKDLEPYVSVSELNSLKASFAELKKHGFDVSAPLARINKLLALKDRQLKTMEERKGFDREIMALKEGVGEMEHKILEMERQLVALKEQRDAAYQNICQMESCARDRGVELDNLESEFKATSSAPWGEI
- the LOC103828232 gene encoding DUF724 domain-containing protein 2 isoform X2, which encodes MKRGDEIEVSSDEEGLKGSWFRAILEDPLPKSGNKRLNVSLLANDGSTTLKTTYRRFLRPIPPESLFTAAAEFEEGCVVEASRGGGWWTGAVVKKINDEEVWVYFDSPPDLLQFKTGQLRQHFDWVKQKWVRPQNKVFLSKKSTFRCGTMVEVKVTDGVDVWVPSVIVKEVVNRKSFVVKPLKYISWNDEGEAPKPNRTVGLSSIRLTPPTVSVKSFGLMESVEVFIEPGWRPGMVTSILCDDMYTVCLKATDKTLVFTHDAIRPTEETIAKLVLQNTNEVSAAINPQMSLSLGENGEEEVPEEHNREDDSRKKKRVEVEHTSDLGEEGTIRKRQREHNLSSIPVVEEPQAKDTTMVLPFAKKSPFWKILETSEGFQRAPQSPHFSPLVGESKEQFREGQAIGMMVTHFSLLESFKDLEPYVSVSELNSLKASFAELKKHGFDVSAPLARINKLLALKDRQLKTMEERKGFDREIMALKEGVGEMEHKILEMERQLVALKEQRDAAYQNICQMESCARDRGVELDNLESEFKATSSAPW